A stretch of the Salvelinus fontinalis isolate EN_2023a chromosome 22, ASM2944872v1, whole genome shotgun sequence genome encodes the following:
- the LOC129819747 gene encoding bromodomain-containing protein 2-like isoform X7, with the protein METAINPPHDSSLGGVDVGLHGVMAMEQGPPGPGKRIRKPSLLFEGFEGPPLLPHGQAPPSGSPRPLVHDTNRQGRATNQLQFLQRAMMKYLWRHHFAWPFHEPVDASKLSLPDYHKIIKQPMDMGTIKRRLESNYYRSASECMQDFNTMFTNCYIYNKPTDDIVLMAQSLEKAFLQKVAQMPQEEIELPPPPPRGKPGKPGRGRRATVPGGVTTAHQVPAVSQSAYSPPTPDTPESLSTPPQTLLAKSLPLTLHSTPAMLGLSPTQPTAKKKGVKRKADTTTPTTMAMPITVGVGGIGMGMAGGPDSPLTLTSLGVGHGLGLGMGIGMGRGRGTAGTKAPAGRRGVSGRPIKPPKKDLPDSVQLQPVRRGKLGQQLRYCNGILKELLSKKHAAYAWPFYKPVDASMLGLHDYHDIIKQPMDLSTIKRKMDSREYRDAQQFAGDVRIMYSNCYKYNPPDHDVVAMARKLQDVFEFCFAKMPDEPAAPPASMGGHSSSSSSSSSSSSESDPSSESESDSSPSSDSEEERAHRLAELQEQLKAVHEQLAALSQGPIVKPKRKKEKKDKKKKKKPEKHRGSRVPVEEDIPIRPAKTPKVTKMPKMSKTPKSSKGGSTQGKRSTGKKSNKSKSSKKSQAVTLSMHQMSAAAMLPHYDSEEEDEVSPMSYDEKRQLSLDINKLPGEKLGRVVHIIQAREPSLRDTNPEEIEIDFETLKPSTLRELERYVMTCLRKKPRKPYGKKGGAGKSREELALEKQLELEQRLLDVSGQLNSGKKPQKTKAEKPSAVEPHAVASRLSASSSSSDSSSSSSSSSSDTSDSD; encoded by the exons ATGGAGACGGCCATAAACCCGCCCCATGACAG CTCCCTGGGCGGGGTCGACGTAGGCCTGCATGGCGTCATGGCGATGGAGCAGGGCCCACCGGGCCCCGGAAAGCGCATCCGGAAACCGTCACTGCTGTTCGAGGGATTCGAGGGCCCGCCGTTGCTCCCCCACGGGCAAGCTCCCCCCTCTGGGTCACCACGGCCCCTAGTGCACGACACGAACCGGCAGGGCCGCGCCACCAACCAGCTGCAGTTCCTCCAGAGAGCCATGATGAAGTACCTGTGGAGGCACCACTTCGCATGGCCCTTCCATGAGCCTGTGGACGCCTCCAAGCTCAGCCTGCCT gACTATCACAAGATCATCAAGCAGCCCATGGACATGGGGACCATCAAGCGGCGCCTGGAGAGCAACTACTACCGCAGCGCCAGCGAGTGCATGCAGGACTTCAACACCATGTTCACCAACTGCTACATCTacaacaag CCAACAGATGATATTGTTCTGATGGCCCAGTCCCTGGAGAAAGCGTTCCTTCAGAAGGTTGCCCAGATGCCCCAGGAGGAGATAGAACTGCCCCCTCCTCCACCACGGGGCAAACCGGGCAAGCCAGGCAGAGGACGCAGGGCCACAG TACCAGGAGGAGTGACGACTGCTCACCAGGTCCCGGCAGTGTCCCAGTCCGCGTACTCTCCCCCCACGCCGGACACCCCAGAGTCGCTCTCAACCCCGCCACAGACACTCCTGGCCAAGAGCCTACCTCTCACCCTCCACAGTACTCCTGCTATGCTAGGCTTATCCCCCACACAGCCCACAGCCAAG AAAAAGGGAGTGAAGCGGAAAGcagacaccaccacccccaccaccatggcCATGCCCATCACCGTGGGCGTTGGCGGGATTGGCATGGGCATGGCCGGCGGGCCCGACTCACCATTGACACTCACCTCGCTGGGGGTAGGCCATGGCCTGGGGCTCGGGATGGGTATTGGTATGGGCCGCGGCAGAGGCACGGCGGGCACCAAAGCACCTGCAGGGAGGCGGGGAGTCAGCGGGCGCCCTATCAAGCCCCCGAAGAAGGACCTGCCAGATTCTGTGCAGCTCCAGCCGGTGCGACGGGGCAAACTGGGCCAGCAGCTCCGGTACTGCAACGGGATTCTCAAAGAGCTGCTGTCCAAGAAACACGCGGCGTACGCCTGGCCCTTTTACAAACCAGTGGACGCCTCCATGCTGGGCCTACACGACTACCACGACATCATCAAGCAGCCCATGGACCTCAGCACCATCAAG AGGAAAATGGACAGTCGAGAGTACCGGGACGCCCAGCAGTTTGCCGGCGACGTCAGGATAATGTACTCTAACTGCTACAAGTACAACCCTCCAGACCATGACGTGGTAGCCATGGCACGCAAACTACAG gacgTCTTTGAGTTCTGCTTTGCCAAGATGCCTGACGAGCCCGCGGCCCCTCCTGCTTCCATGGGTGGGCACTCCTCATCTTCTTCATCTTCCTCCTCGTCCTCGTCTGAGAGCGACCccagcagcgagagcgagagcgacagcaGCCCCAGCTCGGACAGCGAGGAGGAGCGAGCACACCGCCTGGCCGAGCTGCAGGAACAG CTGAAAGCAGTTCATGAGCAACTGGCAGCACTCTCCCAGGGCCCCATCGTCAAGCCTAAgcggaagaaagagaagaaggacaagaagaagaagaagaagcccgAGAAGCATCGGGGAAGCCGGGTGCCAGTCGAAGAGGATATACCCATCCGGCCGGCTAAAACGCCCAAGGTCACCAAGATGCCGAAGATGTCGAAGACACCCAAGAGCAGCAAAGGGGGCTCCACACAGGGCAAGAGGAGCACTGGCAAGAAGAGCAACAAGAGCAA gTCCTCCAAGAAGTCTCAGGCAGTGACGCTCAGCATGCACCAGATGAGCGCTGCCGCCATGCTCCCCCACTACGACtccgaggaggaagacgaggtaTCGCCCATGAGCTACGACGAGAAGCGGCAGCTCAGCCTGGACATCAACAAGCTGCCCGGGGAGAAGCTGGGCCGCGTGGTTCACATCATCCAGGCACGCGAGCCTTCGCTGCGCGACACCAACCCAGAGGAGATCGAGATCGACTTTGAGACGCTCAAGCCGTCCACGCTGCGAGAGCTGGAACGTTACGTCATGACCTGCCTCCGCAAGAAGCCCCGCAAACCCTATG GGAAGAAAGGTGGAGCAGGGAAGTCCCGGGAGGAGCTGGCTCTGGAGAAGCAGTTGGAACTGGAGCAGAGGTTGCTGGATGTCAGCGGCCAGCTCAACTCTGGCAAGAAGCCTCAGAAAACCAAAG cagagAAGCCCAGTGCAGTGGAGCCCCACGCCGTAGCATCTCGCCTCAGCGCCAGCAGCTCCAGCTCAGACTCTTCCTCATCTTCTTCCTCGTCCTCCTCTGACACCAGTGACTCGGACTGA
- the LOC129819747 gene encoding bromodomain-containing protein 2-like isoform X5, whose protein sequence is METAINPPHDSSLGGVDVGLHGVMAMEQGPPGPGKRIRKPSLLFEGFEGPPLLPHGQAPPSGSPRPLVHDTNRQGRATNQLQFLQRAMMKYLWRHHFAWPFHEPVDASKLSLPDYHKIIKQPMDMGTIKRRLESNYYRSASECMQDFNTMFTNCYIYNKPTDDIVLMAQSLEKAFLQKVAQMPQEEIELPPPPPRGKPGKPGRGRRATVPGGVTTAHQVPAVSQSAYSPPTPDTPESLSTPPQTLLAKSLPLTLHSTPAMLGLSPTQPTAKKKGVKRKADTTTPTTMAMPITVGVGGIGMGMAGGPDSPLTLTSLGVGHGLGLGMGIGMGRGRGTAGTKAPAGRRGVSGRPIKPPKKDLPDSVQLQPVRRGKLGQQLRYCNGILKELLSKKHAAYAWPFYKPVDASMLGLHDYHDIIKQPMDLSTIKRKMDSREYRDAQQFAGDVRIMYSNCYKYNPPDHDVVAMARKLQDVFEFCFAKMPDEPAAPPASMGGHSSSSSSSSSSSSESDPSSESESDSSPSSDSEEERAHRLAELQEQLKAVHEQLAALSQGPIVKPKRKKEKKDKKKKKKPEKHRGSRVPVEEDIPIRPAKTPKVTKMPKMSKTPKSSKGGSTQGKRSTGKKSNKSKSSKKSQAVTLSMHQMSAAAMLPHYDSEEEDEVSPMSYDEKRQLSLDINKLPGEKLGRVVHIIQAREPSLRDTNPEEIEIDFETLKPSTLRELERYVMTCLRKKPRKPYGKKGGAGKSREELALEKQLELEQRLLDVSGQLNSGKKPQKTKEKPSAVEPHAVASRLSASSSSSDSSSSSSSSSSDTSDSD, encoded by the exons ATGGAGACGGCCATAAACCCGCCCCATGACAG CTCCCTGGGCGGGGTCGACGTAGGCCTGCATGGCGTCATGGCGATGGAGCAGGGCCCACCGGGCCCCGGAAAGCGCATCCGGAAACCGTCACTGCTGTTCGAGGGATTCGAGGGCCCGCCGTTGCTCCCCCACGGGCAAGCTCCCCCCTCTGGGTCACCACGGCCCCTAGTGCACGACACGAACCGGCAGGGCCGCGCCACCAACCAGCTGCAGTTCCTCCAGAGAGCCATGATGAAGTACCTGTGGAGGCACCACTTCGCATGGCCCTTCCATGAGCCTGTGGACGCCTCCAAGCTCAGCCTGCCT gACTATCACAAGATCATCAAGCAGCCCATGGACATGGGGACCATCAAGCGGCGCCTGGAGAGCAACTACTACCGCAGCGCCAGCGAGTGCATGCAGGACTTCAACACCATGTTCACCAACTGCTACATCTacaacaag CCAACAGATGATATTGTTCTGATGGCCCAGTCCCTGGAGAAAGCGTTCCTTCAGAAGGTTGCCCAGATGCCCCAGGAGGAGATAGAACTGCCCCCTCCTCCACCACGGGGCAAACCGGGCAAGCCAGGCAGAGGACGCAGGGCCACAG TACCAGGAGGAGTGACGACTGCTCACCAGGTCCCGGCAGTGTCCCAGTCCGCGTACTCTCCCCCCACGCCGGACACCCCAGAGTCGCTCTCAACCCCGCCACAGACACTCCTGGCCAAGAGCCTACCTCTCACCCTCCACAGTACTCCTGCTATGCTAGGCTTATCCCCCACACAGCCCACAGCCAAG AAAAAGGGAGTGAAGCGGAAAGcagacaccaccacccccaccaccatggcCATGCCCATCACCGTGGGCGTTGGCGGGATTGGCATGGGCATGGCCGGCGGGCCCGACTCACCATTGACACTCACCTCGCTGGGGGTAGGCCATGGCCTGGGGCTCGGGATGGGTATTGGTATGGGCCGCGGCAGAGGCACGGCGGGCACCAAAGCACCTGCAGGGAGGCGGGGAGTCAGCGGGCGCCCTATCAAGCCCCCGAAGAAGGACCTGCCAGATTCTGTGCAGCTCCAGCCGGTGCGACGGGGCAAACTGGGCCAGCAGCTCCGGTACTGCAACGGGATTCTCAAAGAGCTGCTGTCCAAGAAACACGCGGCGTACGCCTGGCCCTTTTACAAACCAGTGGACGCCTCCATGCTGGGCCTACACGACTACCACGACATCATCAAGCAGCCCATGGACCTCAGCACCATCAAG AGGAAAATGGACAGTCGAGAGTACCGGGACGCCCAGCAGTTTGCCGGCGACGTCAGGATAATGTACTCTAACTGCTACAAGTACAACCCTCCAGACCATGACGTGGTAGCCATGGCACGCAAACTACAG gacgTCTTTGAGTTCTGCTTTGCCAAGATGCCTGACGAGCCCGCGGCCCCTCCTGCTTCCATGGGTGGGCACTCCTCATCTTCTTCATCTTCCTCCTCGTCCTCGTCTGAGAGCGACCccagcagcgagagcgagagcgacagcaGCCCCAGCTCGGACAGCGAGGAGGAGCGAGCACACCGCCTGGCCGAGCTGCAGGAACAG CTGAAAGCAGTTCATGAGCAACTGGCAGCACTCTCCCAGGGCCCCATCGTCAAGCCTAAgcggaagaaagagaagaaggacaagaagaagaagaagaagcccgAGAAGCATCGGGGAAGCCGGGTGCCAGTCGAAGAGGATATACCCATCCGGCCGGCTAAAACGCCCAAGGTCACCAAGATGCCGAAGATGTCGAAGACACCCAAGAGCAGCAAAGGGGGCTCCACACAGGGCAAGAGGAGCACTGGCAAGAAGAGCAACAAGAGCAA gTCCTCCAAGAAGTCTCAGGCAGTGACGCTCAGCATGCACCAGATGAGCGCTGCCGCCATGCTCCCCCACTACGACtccgaggaggaagacgaggtaTCGCCCATGAGCTACGACGAGAAGCGGCAGCTCAGCCTGGACATCAACAAGCTGCCCGGGGAGAAGCTGGGCCGCGTGGTTCACATCATCCAGGCACGCGAGCCTTCGCTGCGCGACACCAACCCAGAGGAGATCGAGATCGACTTTGAGACGCTCAAGCCGTCCACGCTGCGAGAGCTGGAACGTTACGTCATGACCTGCCTCCGCAAGAAGCCCCGCAAACCCTATG GGAAGAAAGGTGGAGCAGGGAAGTCCCGGGAGGAGCTGGCTCTGGAGAAGCAGTTGGAACTGGAGCAGAGGTTGCTGGATGTCAGCGGCCAGCTCAACTCTGGCAAGAAGCCTCAGAAAACCAAAG agAAGCCCAGTGCAGTGGAGCCCCACGCCGTAGCATCTCGCCTCAGCGCCAGCAGCTCCAGCTCAGACTCTTCCTCATCTTCTTCCTCGTCCTCCTCTGACACCAGTGACTCGGACTGA
- the LOC129819747 gene encoding bromodomain-containing protein 2-like isoform X3: METAINPPHDSSLGGVDVGLHGVMAMEQGPPGPGKRIRKPSLLFEGFEGPPLLPHGQAPPSGSPRPLVHDTNRQGRATNQLQFLQRAMMKYLWRHHFAWPFHEPVDASKLSLPDYHKIIKQPMDMGTIKRRLESNYYRSASECMQDFNTMFTNCYIYNKPTDDIVLMAQSLEKAFLQKVAQMPQEEIELPPPPPRGKPGKPGRGRRATVPGGVTTAHQVPAVSQSAYSPPTPDTPESLSTPPQTLLAKSLPLTLHSTPAMLGLSPTQPTAKKKGVKRKADTTTPTTMAMPITVGVGGIGMGMAGGPDSPLTLTSLGVGHGLGLGMGIGMGRGRGTAGTKAPAGRRGVSGRPIKPPKKDLPDSVQLQPVRRGKLGQQLRYCNGILKELLSKKHAAYAWPFYKPVDASMLGLHDYHDIIKQPMDLSTIKRKMDSREYRDAQQFAGDVRIMYSNCYKYNPPDHDVVAMARKLQDVFEFCFAKMPDEPAAPPASMGGHSSSSSSSSSSSSESDPSSESESDSSPSSDSEEERAHRLAELQEQVCTQLKAVHEQLAALSQGPIVKPKRKKEKKDKKKKKKPEKHRGSRVPVEEDIPIRPAKTPKVTKMPKMSKTPKSSKGGSTQGKRSTGKKSNKSKSSKKSQAVTLSMHQMSAAAMLPHYDSEEEDEVSPMSYDEKRQLSLDINKLPGEKLGRVVHIIQAREPSLRDTNPEEIEIDFETLKPSTLRELERYVMTCLRKKPRKPYAGKKGGAGKSREELALEKQLELEQRLLDVSGQLNSGKKPQKTKEKPSAVEPHAVASRLSASSSSSDSSSSSSSSSSDTSDSD; encoded by the exons ATGGAGACGGCCATAAACCCGCCCCATGACAG CTCCCTGGGCGGGGTCGACGTAGGCCTGCATGGCGTCATGGCGATGGAGCAGGGCCCACCGGGCCCCGGAAAGCGCATCCGGAAACCGTCACTGCTGTTCGAGGGATTCGAGGGCCCGCCGTTGCTCCCCCACGGGCAAGCTCCCCCCTCTGGGTCACCACGGCCCCTAGTGCACGACACGAACCGGCAGGGCCGCGCCACCAACCAGCTGCAGTTCCTCCAGAGAGCCATGATGAAGTACCTGTGGAGGCACCACTTCGCATGGCCCTTCCATGAGCCTGTGGACGCCTCCAAGCTCAGCCTGCCT gACTATCACAAGATCATCAAGCAGCCCATGGACATGGGGACCATCAAGCGGCGCCTGGAGAGCAACTACTACCGCAGCGCCAGCGAGTGCATGCAGGACTTCAACACCATGTTCACCAACTGCTACATCTacaacaag CCAACAGATGATATTGTTCTGATGGCCCAGTCCCTGGAGAAAGCGTTCCTTCAGAAGGTTGCCCAGATGCCCCAGGAGGAGATAGAACTGCCCCCTCCTCCACCACGGGGCAAACCGGGCAAGCCAGGCAGAGGACGCAGGGCCACAG TACCAGGAGGAGTGACGACTGCTCACCAGGTCCCGGCAGTGTCCCAGTCCGCGTACTCTCCCCCCACGCCGGACACCCCAGAGTCGCTCTCAACCCCGCCACAGACACTCCTGGCCAAGAGCCTACCTCTCACCCTCCACAGTACTCCTGCTATGCTAGGCTTATCCCCCACACAGCCCACAGCCAAG AAAAAGGGAGTGAAGCGGAAAGcagacaccaccacccccaccaccatggcCATGCCCATCACCGTGGGCGTTGGCGGGATTGGCATGGGCATGGCCGGCGGGCCCGACTCACCATTGACACTCACCTCGCTGGGGGTAGGCCATGGCCTGGGGCTCGGGATGGGTATTGGTATGGGCCGCGGCAGAGGCACGGCGGGCACCAAAGCACCTGCAGGGAGGCGGGGAGTCAGCGGGCGCCCTATCAAGCCCCCGAAGAAGGACCTGCCAGATTCTGTGCAGCTCCAGCCGGTGCGACGGGGCAAACTGGGCCAGCAGCTCCGGTACTGCAACGGGATTCTCAAAGAGCTGCTGTCCAAGAAACACGCGGCGTACGCCTGGCCCTTTTACAAACCAGTGGACGCCTCCATGCTGGGCCTACACGACTACCACGACATCATCAAGCAGCCCATGGACCTCAGCACCATCAAG AGGAAAATGGACAGTCGAGAGTACCGGGACGCCCAGCAGTTTGCCGGCGACGTCAGGATAATGTACTCTAACTGCTACAAGTACAACCCTCCAGACCATGACGTGGTAGCCATGGCACGCAAACTACAG gacgTCTTTGAGTTCTGCTTTGCCAAGATGCCTGACGAGCCCGCGGCCCCTCCTGCTTCCATGGGTGGGCACTCCTCATCTTCTTCATCTTCCTCCTCGTCCTCGTCTGAGAGCGACCccagcagcgagagcgagagcgacagcaGCCCCAGCTCGGACAGCGAGGAGGAGCGAGCACACCGCCTGGCCGAGCTGCAGGAACAGGTGTGTACACAG CTGAAAGCAGTTCATGAGCAACTGGCAGCACTCTCCCAGGGCCCCATCGTCAAGCCTAAgcggaagaaagagaagaaggacaagaagaagaagaagaagcccgAGAAGCATCGGGGAAGCCGGGTGCCAGTCGAAGAGGATATACCCATCCGGCCGGCTAAAACGCCCAAGGTCACCAAGATGCCGAAGATGTCGAAGACACCCAAGAGCAGCAAAGGGGGCTCCACACAGGGCAAGAGGAGCACTGGCAAGAAGAGCAACAAGAGCAA gTCCTCCAAGAAGTCTCAGGCAGTGACGCTCAGCATGCACCAGATGAGCGCTGCCGCCATGCTCCCCCACTACGACtccgaggaggaagacgaggtaTCGCCCATGAGCTACGACGAGAAGCGGCAGCTCAGCCTGGACATCAACAAGCTGCCCGGGGAGAAGCTGGGCCGCGTGGTTCACATCATCCAGGCACGCGAGCCTTCGCTGCGCGACACCAACCCAGAGGAGATCGAGATCGACTTTGAGACGCTCAAGCCGTCCACGCTGCGAGAGCTGGAACGTTACGTCATGACCTGCCTCCGCAAGAAGCCCCGCAAACCCTATG caGGGAAGAAAGGTGGAGCAGGGAAGTCCCGGGAGGAGCTGGCTCTGGAGAAGCAGTTGGAACTGGAGCAGAGGTTGCTGGATGTCAGCGGCCAGCTCAACTCTGGCAAGAAGCCTCAGAAAACCAAAG agAAGCCCAGTGCAGTGGAGCCCCACGCCGTAGCATCTCGCCTCAGCGCCAGCAGCTCCAGCTCAGACTCTTCCTCATCTTCTTCCTCGTCCTCCTCTGACACCAGTGACTCGGACTGA
- the LOC129819747 gene encoding bromodomain-containing protein 2-like isoform X1 has translation METAINPPHDSSLGGVDVGLHGVMAMEQGPPGPGKRIRKPSLLFEGFEGPPLLPHGQAPPSGSPRPLVHDTNRQGRATNQLQFLQRAMMKYLWRHHFAWPFHEPVDASKLSLPDYHKIIKQPMDMGTIKRRLESNYYRSASECMQDFNTMFTNCYIYNKPTDDIVLMAQSLEKAFLQKVAQMPQEEIELPPPPPRGKPGKPGRGRRATVPGGVTTAHQVPAVSQSAYSPPTPDTPESLSTPPQTLLAKSLPLTLHSTPAMLGLSPTQPTAKKKGVKRKADTTTPTTMAMPITVGVGGIGMGMAGGPDSPLTLTSLGVGHGLGLGMGIGMGRGRGTAGTKAPAGRRGVSGRPIKPPKKDLPDSVQLQPVRRGKLGQQLRYCNGILKELLSKKHAAYAWPFYKPVDASMLGLHDYHDIIKQPMDLSTIKRKMDSREYRDAQQFAGDVRIMYSNCYKYNPPDHDVVAMARKLQDVFEFCFAKMPDEPAAPPASMGGHSSSSSSSSSSSSESDPSSESESDSSPSSDSEEERAHRLAELQEQVCTQLKAVHEQLAALSQGPIVKPKRKKEKKDKKKKKKPEKHRGSRVPVEEDIPIRPAKTPKVTKMPKMSKTPKSSKGGSTQGKRSTGKKSNKSKSSKKSQAVTLSMHQMSAAAMLPHYDSEEEDEVSPMSYDEKRQLSLDINKLPGEKLGRVVHIIQAREPSLRDTNPEEIEIDFETLKPSTLRELERYVMTCLRKKPRKPYAGKKGGAGKSREELALEKQLELEQRLLDVSGQLNSGKKPQKTKAEKPSAVEPHAVASRLSASSSSSDSSSSSSSSSSDTSDSD, from the exons ATGGAGACGGCCATAAACCCGCCCCATGACAG CTCCCTGGGCGGGGTCGACGTAGGCCTGCATGGCGTCATGGCGATGGAGCAGGGCCCACCGGGCCCCGGAAAGCGCATCCGGAAACCGTCACTGCTGTTCGAGGGATTCGAGGGCCCGCCGTTGCTCCCCCACGGGCAAGCTCCCCCCTCTGGGTCACCACGGCCCCTAGTGCACGACACGAACCGGCAGGGCCGCGCCACCAACCAGCTGCAGTTCCTCCAGAGAGCCATGATGAAGTACCTGTGGAGGCACCACTTCGCATGGCCCTTCCATGAGCCTGTGGACGCCTCCAAGCTCAGCCTGCCT gACTATCACAAGATCATCAAGCAGCCCATGGACATGGGGACCATCAAGCGGCGCCTGGAGAGCAACTACTACCGCAGCGCCAGCGAGTGCATGCAGGACTTCAACACCATGTTCACCAACTGCTACATCTacaacaag CCAACAGATGATATTGTTCTGATGGCCCAGTCCCTGGAGAAAGCGTTCCTTCAGAAGGTTGCCCAGATGCCCCAGGAGGAGATAGAACTGCCCCCTCCTCCACCACGGGGCAAACCGGGCAAGCCAGGCAGAGGACGCAGGGCCACAG TACCAGGAGGAGTGACGACTGCTCACCAGGTCCCGGCAGTGTCCCAGTCCGCGTACTCTCCCCCCACGCCGGACACCCCAGAGTCGCTCTCAACCCCGCCACAGACACTCCTGGCCAAGAGCCTACCTCTCACCCTCCACAGTACTCCTGCTATGCTAGGCTTATCCCCCACACAGCCCACAGCCAAG AAAAAGGGAGTGAAGCGGAAAGcagacaccaccacccccaccaccatggcCATGCCCATCACCGTGGGCGTTGGCGGGATTGGCATGGGCATGGCCGGCGGGCCCGACTCACCATTGACACTCACCTCGCTGGGGGTAGGCCATGGCCTGGGGCTCGGGATGGGTATTGGTATGGGCCGCGGCAGAGGCACGGCGGGCACCAAAGCACCTGCAGGGAGGCGGGGAGTCAGCGGGCGCCCTATCAAGCCCCCGAAGAAGGACCTGCCAGATTCTGTGCAGCTCCAGCCGGTGCGACGGGGCAAACTGGGCCAGCAGCTCCGGTACTGCAACGGGATTCTCAAAGAGCTGCTGTCCAAGAAACACGCGGCGTACGCCTGGCCCTTTTACAAACCAGTGGACGCCTCCATGCTGGGCCTACACGACTACCACGACATCATCAAGCAGCCCATGGACCTCAGCACCATCAAG AGGAAAATGGACAGTCGAGAGTACCGGGACGCCCAGCAGTTTGCCGGCGACGTCAGGATAATGTACTCTAACTGCTACAAGTACAACCCTCCAGACCATGACGTGGTAGCCATGGCACGCAAACTACAG gacgTCTTTGAGTTCTGCTTTGCCAAGATGCCTGACGAGCCCGCGGCCCCTCCTGCTTCCATGGGTGGGCACTCCTCATCTTCTTCATCTTCCTCCTCGTCCTCGTCTGAGAGCGACCccagcagcgagagcgagagcgacagcaGCCCCAGCTCGGACAGCGAGGAGGAGCGAGCACACCGCCTGGCCGAGCTGCAGGAACAGGTGTGTACACAG CTGAAAGCAGTTCATGAGCAACTGGCAGCACTCTCCCAGGGCCCCATCGTCAAGCCTAAgcggaagaaagagaagaaggacaagaagaagaagaagaagcccgAGAAGCATCGGGGAAGCCGGGTGCCAGTCGAAGAGGATATACCCATCCGGCCGGCTAAAACGCCCAAGGTCACCAAGATGCCGAAGATGTCGAAGACACCCAAGAGCAGCAAAGGGGGCTCCACACAGGGCAAGAGGAGCACTGGCAAGAAGAGCAACAAGAGCAA gTCCTCCAAGAAGTCTCAGGCAGTGACGCTCAGCATGCACCAGATGAGCGCTGCCGCCATGCTCCCCCACTACGACtccgaggaggaagacgaggtaTCGCCCATGAGCTACGACGAGAAGCGGCAGCTCAGCCTGGACATCAACAAGCTGCCCGGGGAGAAGCTGGGCCGCGTGGTTCACATCATCCAGGCACGCGAGCCTTCGCTGCGCGACACCAACCCAGAGGAGATCGAGATCGACTTTGAGACGCTCAAGCCGTCCACGCTGCGAGAGCTGGAACGTTACGTCATGACCTGCCTCCGCAAGAAGCCCCGCAAACCCTATG caGGGAAGAAAGGTGGAGCAGGGAAGTCCCGGGAGGAGCTGGCTCTGGAGAAGCAGTTGGAACTGGAGCAGAGGTTGCTGGATGTCAGCGGCCAGCTCAACTCTGGCAAGAAGCCTCAGAAAACCAAAG cagagAAGCCCAGTGCAGTGGAGCCCCACGCCGTAGCATCTCGCCTCAGCGCCAGCAGCTCCAGCTCAGACTCTTCCTCATCTTCTTCCTCGTCCTCCTCTGACACCAGTGACTCGGACTGA